The window TGCAGACTGCTCCAACAAATGAGGTGGGAACATCTGATGTAATCACACTACAGTGAGGGTGTCGGGGCCCCCCACCAGCAATAATACACCAGTGATTCTGAGGACTTCATCACTTTCTGAAACCATGACTGCAGACCTGTGGGGCCTGAAACCTGCTCCCCTCCCCATGATCCAGCGAATGACACGTCCTTAGATGACCTCTCCTGTTGCTGCGGGAGGGAAAACGTCACGGCTTGAAAGACAGAACTAGAACCAACGTCAGAAAGATCAGAGTCTTTCTTCCATCTGCGGCACGAGAAACCGGAGCGACGTTTAGGCCAAAGGTCATTCTTCTGTATGAGAACAAATGCAGCAGAAAAGAGCGGGAAACACGCGGCTACAACATTAACTCGTCAGGAGAAAGTCGCCGCGAGAAAACCAGGAGGAGGTGCCAATGGGAGCGGTGTCTGCACTGCACACACGCTGCTTGACTCGTTTGTCGCCGCTTTTGGTGCTGGAGTCTGTCTCTCACAATCAGCGTCgacccgcacacacacacggtctCATGTGGTTAATGCTCGGACAGCATCAGTTAACGTGTTGGCGTGTTCAACGTTCCCGTGTTGTTCAGAGGAACATGAAGCTGCCCCCCAGCAGCAATAATACACCAGTGATGGGGAGGGGAGCAGGTTCCCCTCCCCATGATCCAGGGACGTGGAGTCCcgggaggcaggtgaggcacagtcTCACCTGCAAAATATAGCTTCAAAAATACCTACATAAAACGAAcagttgttttaaattaaaacataaaaatcaaatattccTTTTTTAGACATGTCTACTCTATGATGACGTTTTTCTACGTTTCTTTGGTAAAAACGTTTACAATAGAAAGCAGTAGGTGAGGCACCAGCCGCCCGTGCGGTCAGACTGCGCCGCACTGCGCTTTACTGTTTGCTCTTTCCATCATCATGAAAGAAGCTTCATTTTTAATCACTCCATTTTCTTATTTCTGGCAGACTGATTCCATTGGTGCCAGTTTGTGACTTCTTAGCCACTAAATATGTGCATTAGAAATACAGTTGTTGGGGCCTGCAGTACGCCTGCCTGAAGACTGATCCCAGAGACCGCGGCTAAAGAATGATGGAACTAGTGATAGAAAGCAGTCAGGTTCTTCTTTATCATTGTTTAGCATCTTATGGAGGATTTTGTGTCTAAAGTCAGGAATTTGTGGAGACGCGTCTGGCagtggtttccatggaaacagagagattgaagaaagaaaaggaagactTCTACTAACAGGTGTTTCTTCTTTTACCTGCTGCCAATCAAACGGTAGAGACGTCTCTCTGTGGGGTTCATTTGTTTATAATTCGGCGCCTCAGCTGCCGTGAAGATAGATGGCAGCTTCCTGCTGAGTGCGTGTTGGTTCAACCAGCAAATGTTTAGCATGGCGAAATCTGCTATAGCTGTTGATGGGACTCCAGCGGTCATTGAACAGCaaaatcttctaaatgtgctttattactgttatgattatgccgctaacacaaagctccactgctcctagcatgtgtctgtgtctgttagcagcccgacacacggagaaagcactgacgtcatcgccccgcctcccctctggaaatgcttattCGAATTGAATAATGTGACACTTttcccagggtggatgttaaaatcaaaatgcaatcccctctttgcattttgaaggattgatttttcattttaattttgagtcatttgatgcagttacattttgaaaatgaaaaaagcattactggttttgacttttattcttaattatgctacagaatcgcttccataggaAGCAGCAGCTTCATTCCCAGAACATTTGACTGACTTATCGGCAACTAAACGTCACAGAAAAACGGGTCATGAATGAGTGATGCCAGCGATGACCTGCGGTCAGCACGCAGATACTCGCAAGGACTCTGCTATGACAACAGCTGCAGCATTTATGTTAAGCAGCTCAGAGGCAGCAGGTtgaacttgtgtgtgtgtgtgtgtgtttgtgtgtgtgtgtgctcatgcACCCAGAGCCGGTTTCCTGCTAAGCAGCGTGTTAGTCGGGTGCCAGCAGCCCACACGTCAGACTGTCAGTGAGTGTTAGCGGTCAGTTCTGGAACAGAAGGAGGCAGTCAGGACTCCTACCTTTTGGTAAACCTGAATGACATGTTTCTACAACAGAATCAGACAAAGAAACAGTGAAAAatggagaaggggggggggggtgttatgaGGGAGGAATTCATGAATCAACATAAAACGAGGTGATTGGACCGTCAGGTATGAAAGctatgattgattttttttgttatttttatggaTTGTTGAAGGATTTCGGCCCACATTTCAGGTCAGGGGTTGTGTGGACGTCGCTGGCCTGGCTGCCGCtgcccaccccccacccacctaAAAAGGCGTCCTGCTTGACAAACTTCAGACAGGACAACTACAATTTGGCATTTTCAGAAATATGCATGACTATTTGTGGTAAAATCTGCACTCAGTGTCTTCAGCTGCAAACGATGCAGCTGttcttcatttttacatttcccaCAACAAACTAAAATCAAAGTTTGGGCCTTGTGTTCCCAGCATGAGGCTGAGAAGTCCCGCTTCTCCTTCAGGCTGGCCTGACCTCCCCCGACCCGCCTCCTCCGTGAAGGTGGAAGCCGCTCCGGCTCGTTAGGCTTCCGGTCGACGCCAGTGCCGCTCCTCAGGAGCAGCAACCAGGCAGCGACAGGATCCACAGCAGGACAGTGCAGAGAGCCCCCCACCATGTGAACCCGGCCCAAAGAAGGCTCTCCCGCCCAAACCACcagatcaaaagaaaaaaaaagcacggaTCCCTCTGGATCCAAAATCAAGCCACACCCACATTTCCCCTGTCAGAGGCGGGGCCTCACTTACCTGCGTGTGAGTTTAGACGTGAGTTTGGAGAAGAGGTTGCTGGTTCCACGGCTGCGGGTTTGGGACAGGGGCGTGGCGTCGTGTGACAGCGTGGGCGAGGCCGGGGGCCCGTTGTACGTGGCGGTGCGGCGGTCTCTCAGCTGGCCGCCGTGGAAGGTGCTGCGGCTGGCCGTGCCTCGGGGGAAGCGGAGGCGGTCGGGTGTGGTGCTGTTGGCGATGCTGTGGGTGGACGCCACAGGGTTCCTCTGCCCGCCAGGAGACACGGCGACACTGAGGACGTGAGCGCAGAGGAAGGACATCTCAGTCCAACGTTTGACAACAGAACCCACTCTGACACAAACGCAGAAACACACAACAGCAGAGGGAAACGGCTGGCATGGCGTCTCACCAAAAGCGTGATGATGTCAGGAGAACATCTACGGTAAGGAAAGGTAGAAACCACACAACGGGAATGCTGGCAGATGAAGCCAGAGGATCAACACTCCCTGGGAGAACGTCAGGAACCACTAAACCAGCAGTTTGAAACAAAAGCGTGGAGGATCTCAAACCTTTTCCTGAGATTCAGGATCGTTTGGGGAAAAATCTGAGGGCTGGAAGTAAAGAGGTCTTTATGGTCTAACAGAAATATTGCTCGGATTTTACTCCCTAATCATCCAGCTTGAGATTAAAGTTCTGTGTCTGCGCAGACGCTAAACAGACGGCGGACAGCAGGGCGGACCGGTGAGCAGCGGCTCGCCGGCGGGTTCCTGATGGAGAAGATCAGGAAGGATGGAGGGGAGAGCAGGAGCCGAACCCGGAGGTCCTGCTGGTTTGTGACGGGcagaagaaagacagaaaaactgcTGGGTTCAGCGTGCGGATCCACGTTTTTCTGTTCTGATTCTTCTGCTGCGCCTGAAATCAGAGCTCAGCTTGACCCTTATGCAGGCAGACACAGATGCTACACCCAGATACTTCAGCCCTTCACTGCAGCTTTGTCCTCTAATCACCCAACAGATGTCTTGGTTAAAATCGGCGCTGAGACAGTCTCCTATTTGGGCCTCAGCCAGGATATGGAGTCTGTTTCCAGGATGCAGACAGGATGGTTACTATTCTTCTTCTCTGCCGTTATCAGTCAATACTTCTAAACCTCTCCAGAGGACTCGGATTCGGTTTTTTACGGTTCCCCCTTGGGTCCTCAGTGACTGACGGGTGAAGGATCAACAAATCCCTGTTCATGTGGACCCAAACCCTCAGAGGCTCTAGACCAgttgtcatggtgcctgtccgactcctccccctccagctctgcctacTCTGcttcctgattgccaccagctgacgCCAGTCACCTCATCGGCCAtactgcttaaaaggagaccttactcatcagttcaacgccagttcgttacccctaaTGGTGACTATTTCTGGTCTTAAGTTTATGCTCTGCAAACTCTTGTCTTGTTCCAAGCCTCAAACTAATTATTGCCTTTTGTCTCATGATTACCAGCACctcacgagtgacgtcagcgCTCTCTTCCTTCCTGCTGCTCAGAGACATCCTGAGGATCCCACGGCTCTCCTTAACCGCActaagccctccagccacgccaccagcCGTTGTCAAGTCCGGACCTCACCCAGCTACTACTCCTACCATcttcctagcaggaataataaACCTTTTCTCGCCAAATCCCtcacctgtcttccttctgggttacagcatctgggtcctcaCGCTAGAGCGCCATgacaccagtgtttttcaactttttctgaGCCAAGGTACACTTTCTCCTTATCAGAAATcccacaccagcatccaaaaatcaaaagaggagaaactcagtctgtattgatggacagtccctccatgatctcacatgcatttttatgataattgtgacagaaaaagctggaagttgcagctgctttttctaaaagttgtaataaaagttaagttagttttacATAACGGAGGAGGCAGCGAACACGGCAGCCGCaaaggcggaggaggggctagTGACAGGCCATGTGGGTCATGCCACAGCAGAGGAGAGAGAACAGAACACCAcaccagaagaagaaaagagaaaagaggagcGACAGAGCCTCAAACTCTGACCTGTTCTCCTTCCCGTTGGGAATGACGGAGAGGCGGTCCGCGTTGTTCCTGTCGCTGCACACATACGTGTTCCTGCGGGTCATGCCTGCTGACGCCGAGTTAGTCTGTGGAGAGACGAAACGTTTGACGGTCTTCTTGAAGCTGAAAAATATCTTTATGCAAAGCATCGCCAGTACAtcccaacaaaacaccactACACATGCACGTCTCTGAGAGTGTGTTCCCACAGATTTAAGTGATGCATTTGCTGCAAACAGAAGATTTTATTTCCTTAAGTCTGTTCAGAGCACTGAGGAAAGACTGCATGGACGTCTCCATGACTCAGACATGGAGCTGTTGTTCCTGCTAACTCGGACCTCTTCCTGTTTCTGGCAGGGCggaaaatattttcacatttgtcCTATGGATTCTTTTTCTTGAAGGGCCTATCCCATGCCTAACTATTTAAGTGTATCATAATGTCCATTCCCCACTATAaacaaagtggtattttgatccattcattcatctctgagtattcctctaaaaacctgctctctgagcaccagcccctcccaatctaccagtgggttctcacattgtgacatcacaaagtgaggaaccgccccttccagggaaagtctgtgctgccagctccgcccccaggctatcagacacgcccacttactccgtggagctagcggtgatcggctaaacgctttcacTGATAtgaaagttcagattttttcttttgtgggagaaactcagctgctgaggtcggctctaggatgatgtcatgaaatgggcggagcccacaaggagagaaaggcggagcctcagagatcgagtctaCTTACTTCTGGGtaagaaaatgagctgcaaaaataactcatatttcataaaaaatggttGAGTGTGCCAAAGGTCTTATATGATCTGAAAGGCTAAAAAACAGCTgaatataggccctttaaagagATAATAAATTACCCACAATGCACCTCAGCCCACTAAGACGGAGCAGTGTGAAGTCATGACCTGCATGCAGCCACAGTGTGGAGGTATTTGACAGGCTCCGCCCTCAGACTGATGACATCCCAGGATGAACCCGAGAAGGGGGGGGCGGTCTCAGACAGCCTGAGCTCGGAGTACTCACAGCGGGGCCGGTGGTGCCCCCTTTCCTGCGGTCAGGGATGTCTGCCTTGTTGGGGTTGTTGGCGTTGCCCAGCAAAGGGCTGGAGGGGGGAGCGCCGCGTCCGCCTGGGGTGCTGGGTTTCTGGACGCCGGCCTCCTCCTTGGCGTTGCTTTCCCCTGTGGTGGTCTGACTCCTCTTTGGATGGGTCATCCCCGGAGGGACGTTCTGCCCGACTGCAGGCCGGAAGGAGCAGACAGAATCAGAGACAGATCTTTCCCCACATCCCTCTGATCGATGGATGAACAACACAGTCCTCTCCTTTAGATGATGGCGGCGGGCCGGCTCACCTTGCTCGCTGTATCGTCTCTGTTTGTGGTTGGAGGAAACACTTCTCTGGACTTTGAGGTGGGATGGCGACTGGCCGTTGAGCTCGCTGCTAGGTCTGGGTTTGGCCAAAGACGCATTACTGCTGGAGGCTGACTCGCTGGGCTCCAGCTGGAGGGCCAAACGCAAACCCGGCAGAAAAACCAGATCAGACCTGCAGCACTCTACATACAGTCTGAAATGTCTTTAGAATGGCAGCGGCAGGAAATGCACAACATTAAAATTACGGTGGCGTCTGGCctgtaaaatgcatttctgagctgATTCCACCACCGGCTGCCTGGTGCTCCTACCTCAGAGGCCTTCCTGCCCAGCAGCAGGTAGGTGGCTGTGAACTGGTCGTACTTCATCTTGGTCAGAGATTCCTGGATGTCCTCCAGCTTGTAGCCCATCCCCACCATCACATCTGCAACGACACCCGAGCAGGAAAGTTTCAGAATAAGAGCCCCCTTCAAGCACAGCAAACACAAACCGGGACTTTTCCAACAAACAGGAAtgaatcaaacatttgaaactcAACATGTATGGATCCTTGATGCAGCTTGACTCCCGATTCCCTATGGTTGTCGGTGAAAGCTGAAGGGACCATTTGAGATTTTCCCGCCACAGACGGTTTGACTTTTCTGTGAAACGGGACTCATGAAAGATCGCTTTCAGGAAACAGATCACCGAGCGCCGGCAAGGGGACAGAGTCTGTTTACCGTCAACACAGACGTCTCAGACCTAAAACCCAGGAGATCTTAGCTTTCAGGATCTTCTTCTGGACTCCTCCATCAAAATAGGATCATgagaaaccaaacaagcagTTCTCATTTCCTTGGCTGTAAAAAGCTTTCCTGGTGTTTAGATAAAACAAAACGAGAACATCCTTTTCCTTCTTCCGTTCATCCGTTTCTGCGTCTCTGGAGGAGAAAGACTTTTTTACACCAACGCCTAAAATGTTTCAGAGGAGGCATGTGGAGGCGTGTGGTGGCGTGTGGAGGCGTGTAGAGGCGTGTGGAGGCGTGTGGAGGCGTGTAGAGGCGTGTAGAGGCGTGTGGTGGCGTGTGGTGGCGTGTGGTGGCGTGTGGTGGCGTGTGGTGGCGTGTGGAGGCGTGTGGAGGCGTGTGGAGGCGTGTGGAGGCGTGTGGAGGCGTGTGGAGGCGTGTGGAGGCGTGTGGAGGCGTGTGGTAGCGTGTGGAGGCGTGTGGAGGCGTGTGGAGGCGTGTGGAGGCGTGTAGAGGCGTGTAGAGGCGTGTGGTGGCGTGTGGAGGCGTGTGGAGGCGTGTGGAGGCGTGTGGAGGCGTGTGGAGGCGTGTGGAGGCGTGTGGTAGCGTGTGGAGGCGTGTGGAGGCGTGTGGAGGCGTGTGGAGGCGTATTTTCTTGAccaaaaaaacacgttttctgCGTGTTTACTGAATTAAAGGTTGAGAAGAACTAAACGATACTTTGCTCTGTAGCCGCTATGCTGTTCTAATTTTTGTCTAAGACCGTCCATCAAACTGATCTGACTTGCGATTGGTTagttctgcagaaacacacGCTGGATGAAGCGCAGCAGCGAATGCAGTCTgacatttctgaatgtttatGCCTGACAAATGCACAATGCCACCTAGAGCTTCATGTGTGGAACTACACTTCAGTGGAGAGTTTCTCCCTGTGGGAACAAAAAAAGCACGTTTAATCCAGACTCCAAGACTTCCAAACAGCAGGAACGCCAGCAacataacacacacactgctgtgGTGGACCAGTGTGCGTGACAGGGACCTGTCCGCCTTAGCCCAACAGAGTGCGGGACGGGCTCCGgcgaccccatgaccccaaaagggatagaagatggatggatgacattGTTTGCATCACACGCTCTCCCCCTCTCCTCCCTAAAAAATTTCCTCTCCTGGTTGACCTGGCGCTCGCTCTGACACGTGTGCGTGTTCAGAAAAACCACAGCTGCGGTTACGCAACGCCCCCTCCCTGACGGGAAGGCCTCCTCTGttgttctgctgctgtgctcgtgttcatttattcatcctCGTGGTTCAGCTCTGCTTCTGGAGCTCCTCAGTCTGACATAAAGACGTTCTAAAACAGTCACAGCTGTTCGTCCCTCAGGGCAAAAGCTGCAGAGTTGCACATCGTGGACGGCAGAAGGCCTGTTCGTTTCAGCCGTGCAGCTTTCTGAATCTTTCCCACCTATTCTCTTCTGGTCTGTGATGTCCAGCTCCGGCTCCGTGTACGGCTTCAGCTCGTCCTCCTCAAACCCGGCGTTGATCCATCGATCCTTCATGATTTGCTGCAAGCCAAAGGAAACCATCAGCACCTCAGACCCAGAATTCATGACCCCCCCCTCCTCAGATTACAGATCACTGCAGTTTTTCAGGTCAATGACTCTACTTTCACTCCATTTCCATGCATGTGGATTCAAACACGAAGAGGGAACTTTCCTGTTTTTGACAGTCAGCTGCTTCACTGACCGGTCAGCTGTGGCGCTTCAATAATGGCCGACCTGACCCGCCTCCCCATTATTGACCCACCGGGCCGtcagtgaagcagcagctgcaggtcagCCAGGGGTCTAAACCAGAACCGAACCCCctacaaactttaaaagttttggtAACCTCGGCTTTGATCGGCCCTGAAATGATTTCCTGATCTGAGGTCAGGGTCGGCCATCGCCGCCCACAGCCCCTCCCTCATGAAGCTGCGGCCATCGagtactttaaaatgaaaacgcaTCGCACTCATCACTTCACTTTGGCTTTCTTCttctacaggtttttttttacgtctttgaatgaaagaataaaaataatgaattgtGTTGTGTTAAAAGTGAAGACTGTGCATGAGCAGGGGAGGatgagaggatgaggaggatgaagggCCCTCTTGTATGACGTAGATGAGATGGCGAGGGGGTTGGGGGGTTAAGAATTAAAGAAGAATATTTACGTTCTCGGCGTCCTCCCTCACCTCGAGAGTACCCCGCTTGGCCGGGTTGAGGACCAGGAAGCGTTTGAGGAGGTTCTCGCAGTCGGTGGACATGTAGAAGGGAATGCGGTACTTCCCTCTGAGGACGCGCTCCCGCAGCTCCTGCAGGGCAGCAGAGCGGCAGGGTGAGGGTGGAAGCACGCTCGCCATCTCAAACCAAAGGTTTACGTGAAATGTATGCaggttgtaacccttgtgctctcctaggcactttaacattgggagttgggtcatctagactcactagacagtgctctgaaccttttttcttcaatatttgtgatcttcactggtgtccatggattacatgaaatctttccacctttatccacctttgtcatggtagggagaacacgtcaatgtaagggtggggtcatctaagatagcacaagggttaatcaaatgtgacagcaactACACAACAGCTGAGTGTGAGACTTGTGAAGGGTCCAAACGGGGGGGGCTCCAGTCCAAGAGAGGGCCAGCAGCTCCCCCGCTTTTACCCCTCCAGCTAGGCTTCCAGATAACAGTTCAGACAAATATCCTGTtaggaaaataaaacttccaATAAAGAATATTCGGCCTGCACAGGACGCCTCGCGGGCGCCGTCCTACCTTCAGGTTCTGTCCATCGAAGGGCAGCGAGCCGCTGACCAGCGTGTACAGGATGACCCCCAGACTCCACACGTCCACCTCCGGCCCGTCGTATTTCTTGCCCTGGAACAGCTCCGGCGCCGCGTACGGCGGCGAGCCGCAGAACGTGTCCAGCTTGTTGCCCAGGGTGAACTCGTTGCTGAAGCCAAAATCTGCGATCTTTATGTTCATGTCTGCGTCGAGGAGGAGGTTCTCGGCCTGCAGAGGGACACGGGATACTTCAGGAGCTGGAAATCTTTCCGGGAAGAAACAAACACCAGCTCTGAAGAAAGTGACTTCTGTCCCCTTTCTGCTCGTCACGCTAAAAACACGACCCTGCTCAGAGCAGCTCGGTGACTCCGTCAGCATCTGCTGAAGCAGACGTGACCAAAGCATCCCAGCGCTTCCTCCTGCACAGAGACCCCTCAGCTCAAAGACCCCCTCAGCAAAAGCTCAGAGCCAATTTTAAAGGCTGATTTATAAACAACAGACACCGTTAGGAGCCGCCGGGAGCAGACAGATCCGACCTGCAAATCTAACTTTTCTGGCCTGTTTCTCCGATTCTTCAGCTGCTCGTCGACTCGCTGCTGCTTTAGCTGGAAAATAAACCCGTGAGGTCTGTAGAGTTGAAAGTCTCCAGAGCAGAAGAGggtggagctgcaggaggacTGTTTGGTTTATCCACCTGACGGGCAGACACACCCCATGGTTACCGTCTCTCCGTGAGAGCAGCGCCCCCATCAAACGTGGACGAAGCTCCTCAGATGCTGAGGCTGCCGTCAGCAGAGAGAGGAACCCAGAAACGGAGCAAAGGTGGATCGTTTGTTCTGGGAATCATGAAGGGACCCGGTTGAGGGTTAAGGAGACCGAGGAGGAGCGCTACAGATGCTCTgggatgggggcggggcttccgTCACTTGTGACGTCAGTTGGCCCTGACCTTTCCTTCTGACTGACGCATCCGTTCCCCTCACAGACGGAGGCGTTTTTGAAGGTGGCGTGCGGCTTCTCTGAACTCACCTTGAGGTCACGGTGAACGATGTGCTTCTGGTGGCAGTACTGCACCGCTGACACGATCTGGAAAGAAGCAGACTGTAGCTCAGTTTCTCAGGGTTAGAAGATGTGAGAGGATGTGGTAAAGGATCAGATGTGGTCGACTCGGGCAGGAAGACGCAGCGGAGGTGGAGCCAGACACACCGATGGGGGGTGTGAAGACGAAGGCTGCTCTGTGCAGCAGCAGGTTCCTGTTTCCTTTAGGAGGACATTGTCAGAAAATGTCCCAGAGGCTTGAGCCTCAGCAAAGGCAGCGTGTTTCTGCAAGCCTCACAGGTTACTGAAGGCCGAGCAGTAACCGAATGGAACAGTAATCTGCAGAGGTCTGCTGATGGGATGGCGGCTTGACGGACAGACGTTTGTCTCTCCAGAAAACCTGTTGTTGCCACAGATGTGTTAATCTGAGAGCCTGAGGCTCTCGAAAGGCTCTCGTCCTCCAAAATGCTGCAGCAGGACTTTGCAGTCAACCGTTTTTGCTCACGACGCCGCCGCCAACCAAGGGCGGTTGGGGACATGGGGGCCTGTTTGGACATTTGTCATCACGTTTTGACGGCAGAGATGCTGCTGTCCAGTCAGACGTGCCAGAGACAGCGGCCCGCCGGAGAAAGGAGCAGAGGTGTGAAACCGGAACActgcaggaggggggggggggggttggtacCTGTCTAAATTTAGCTCTGGCCTC is drawn from Oryzias latipes chromosome 22, ASM223467v1 and contains these coding sequences:
- the mark3 gene encoding MAP/microtubule affinity-regulating kinase 3 isoform X5, yielding MSTKTPLPTVNEKVTESHTSHSNGRSDLGTRSSRTGVRTRSSDESQPPHVGNYRLLKTIGKGNFAKVKLARHILTGREVAIKIIDKTQLNPNSLQKLFREVRIMKILNHPNIVKLFEVIETDRTLYLVMEYASGGEVFDYLVAHGRMKEKEARAKFRQIVSAVQYCHQKHIVHRDLKAENLLLDADMNIKIADFGFSNEFTLGNKLDTFCGSPPYAAPELFQGKKYDGPEVDVWSLGVILYTLVSGSLPFDGQNLKELRERVLRGKYRIPFYMSTDCENLLKRFLVLNPAKRGTLEVREDAENQIMKDRWINAGFEEDELKPYTEPELDITDQKRIDVMVGMGYKLEDIQESLTKMKYDQFTATYLLLGRKASELEPSESASSSNASLAKPRPSSELNGQSPSHLKVQRSVSSNHKQRRYSEQVGQNVPPGMTHPKRSQTTTGESNAKEEAGVQKPSTPGGRGAPPSSPLLGNANNPNKADIPDRRKGGTTGPATNSASAGMTRRNTYVCSDRNNADRLSVIPNGKENSVAVSPGGQRNPVASTHSIANSTTPDRLRFPRGTASRSTFHGGQLRDRRTATYNGPPASPTLSHDATPLSQTRSRGTSNLFSKLTSKLTRRVSTEFERNGRLEGSSRHVPGDQKGEGKDGKPRSLRFTWSMRTTTSMEPCDIMEEIFKVLDANDCNYKQQESFLLLCFHGDGRAENMVQWEMEVCKLPRLSLNGVRFKRISGSSIAFKNIASKVANELKL